A stretch of Lactuca sativa cultivar Salinas chromosome 6, Lsat_Salinas_v11, whole genome shotgun sequence DNA encodes these proteins:
- the LOC128126920 gene encoding uncharacterized protein LOC128126920: protein MLKTQHVLLNPISDKPSSNSSPRSGDVSNEPRRNTQQCNQEEDVPVLVDGPDTSSFTAFLYSFLSPGRSENESEYSECHDNQVVTSYRNDTSSPNVSKENNGKKGLFSKGKQSLDKALSQAARFSGYRSHASGKVNTELKIDDMKETSSQFDTNDGVPVQNVIASFPSDKLPKMSEPSQLMTENTRSDLYVALPVLSQGKKWVLLYSTWRHGISLSILYRRSNLCPGLMMGFWS from the exons atgctcaaaacccaacacgttCTTCTTAATCCAATATCTGATAAACCCTCATCGAATTCCTCTCCTCGTTCT GGCGATGTGAGTAATGAACCACGGAGAAACACACAACAATGTAATCAAGAAGAAGATGTTCCAGTCTTGGTTGATGGGCCAGATACTTCCTCCTTCACCGCATTTCTCTACTCATTCTTATCACCAGGAAGATCAGAAAACGAGTCTGAATATTCAGAATGCCACGACAACCAAGTGGTAACTAGCTACAGAAATGACACATCATCCCCAAACGTTTCAAAAGAAAACAATGGAAAGAAAGGTCTATTCTCTAAGGGCAAACAGTCACTCGACAAGGCTCTTTCACAAGCTGCTAGGTTTAGTGGGTATCGATCTCATGCATCTGGGAAAGTAAACACTGAATTAAAGATTGATGACATGAAAGAAACAAGCTCTCAATTTGACACTAATGATGGGGTTCCTGTACAAAATGTGATTGCATCTTTTCCTTCTGATAAACTTCCAAAAATGTCAGAACCTTCACAACTTATGACAGAAAATACACGTTCTGATCTTTATGTTGCACTCCCTGTTCTCAGTCAAGGAAAGAAATGGGTCTTACTATACAG TACATGGAGGCATGGCATATCTCTTTCAATCTTATATAGAAGAAGCAATCTTTGCCCTGGGTTAATGatgggtttttggtcataa